One Acipenser ruthenus chromosome 33, fAciRut3.2 maternal haplotype, whole genome shotgun sequence genomic region harbors:
- the LOC117433515 gene encoding ADP-ribosylation factor-like protein 5C — translation MGLFFTKLMTVFGNREHKVIIVGLDNAGKTTILYQFLTKEVVHTSPTIGSNVEEIVVRNTHFLVWDIGGQESLRCTWSSYYCNTEIVVLVVDSTDRERLSVSREELHRMLAQEELRGAAVLVFANKQDAKNSMSAGEISSFLTLGAIRDHPWHIQGCCALTGEGLPAGLDWMRSRVTAN, via the exons ATGGGGCTCTTTTTTACCAAATTAATGACCGTCTTCGGGAACCGAG AACACAAGGTGATCATCGTTGGGCTGGACAACGCGGGCAAAACCACCATCCTGTACCAGTT cCTGACGAAGGAGGTGGTGCACACCTCCCCCACCATTGGCAGCAACGTGGAGGAGATCGTGGTGAGGAACACACACTTCCTGGTGTGGGACATCGGGGGGCAGGAGAGCCTGCGCTGCACCTGGAGCTCCTACTACTGCAACACTGAG ATCGTGGTCCTGGTGGTGGACAGCACTGACCGGGAGCGTCTGTCGGTGTCGCGTGAGGAGCTGCATCGCATGCTGGCGCAGGAGGAGCTGCGCGGGGCGGCCGTCCTCGTCTTCGCAAACAAGCAGGACGCCAAGAACTCGATGAGCGCCGGAGAGATCTCCAGCTTCCTCACGCTCGGCGCCATCCGAGACCACCCCTGGCACATACAGGGCTGCTGTGCCCTCACCGgggaggg attgcCAGCTGGTCTGGACTGGATGCGTTCTCGAGTCACCGCTAACTAG